The following proteins are encoded in a genomic region of Parabacteroides pacaensis:
- a CDS encoding AMP-binding protein, with amino-acid sequence MLERFLDNTTFESQEDFKENLKIKVPENFNFGYDVVDAWATEAPSKKALCWTNDQGKHIDFTFADLKKYTDQTASYFQSLGIGHGDMVMLILKRRYEFWFSIIALHKLGAVVIPATHLLTKKDIVYRNNAADIKMIVAAGEEIIIKHVNDAVPESPSLTKRVSVGPVIPEGWEDFHEGISHATPFVRPPHSNTNDDISLMYFTSGTTGNPKMVAHDFTYPLGHIVTGSFWHNLHEDSLHLTIADTGWGKAVWGKLYGQWIAGATVFVYDHEKFTPADMLRMIQDYRITSLCAPPTIFRFLIREDMSKYDLSSLQYCTIAGEALNPAVYDTFYKLTGIKLKEGFGQTETTLTIATFPWVEPKPGSMGVPNPQYEVDLLTSDGRSAEDGEQGQIIVRTTKGKPLGLFKEYYRDPELTREAWHDGIYYTGDVAWRDEDGYFWFVGRADDVIKSSGYRIGPFEVESALMTHPAVVECAITGAPDEIRGQVVKATIVLSKDYKEKAGEELIKEIQDHVKRVTAPYKYPRIVEFVEELPKTISGKIRRVEIRDKGNK; translated from the coding sequence ATGTTAGAAAGATTCTTAGATAACACGACTTTTGAGTCACAGGAGGATTTTAAAGAAAATCTGAAAATTAAAGTTCCGGAAAATTTCAATTTCGGATATGATGTAGTAGACGCATGGGCCACGGAAGCACCGAGTAAAAAAGCTTTGTGTTGGACCAATGATCAAGGGAAACACATCGATTTTACATTTGCCGATTTAAAAAAATATACAGACCAAACGGCCTCTTATTTTCAATCATTAGGAATAGGGCACGGTGACATGGTTATGCTTATCTTAAAGCGTCGCTACGAATTTTGGTTCTCTATCATAGCTTTACATAAATTAGGTGCTGTAGTAATTCCGGCGACTCACTTGCTGACCAAGAAAGATATCGTTTACCGTAATAATGCAGCAGATATTAAAATGATTGTGGCTGCCGGTGAAGAAATTATTATTAAACACGTGAATGATGCGGTTCCGGAATCTCCTTCACTTACAAAAAGAGTATCAGTGGGCCCGGTTATACCGGAAGGTTGGGAAGATTTTCATGAAGGAATCAGCCATGCAACCCCATTCGTTCGGCCTCCACATTCAAATACCAACGACGATATTTCTTTAATGTATTTCACATCCGGCACTACCGGCAATCCCAAAATGGTAGCCCATGATTTTACTTATCCGCTCGGACACATTGTTACCGGAAGTTTCTGGCATAATTTACACGAAGACAGCTTGCATCTTACCATCGCCGATACAGGTTGGGGAAAAGCCGTATGGGGAAAACTATACGGTCAATGGATTGCAGGGGCTACGGTGTTTGTTTATGATCATGAAAAGTTCACCCCTGCCGATATGCTCCGGATGATTCAGGATTACCGGATTACTTCCCTTTGTGCACCACCTACCATTTTCCGTTTTCTTATCAGGGAAGATATGTCTAAATACGATTTATCGTCATTACAATATTGTACTATTGCGGGCGAGGCTTTAAATCCGGCCGTATATGATACCTTTTATAAATTAACCGGCATTAAGTTAAAAGAAGGTTTCGGTCAAACAGAAACTACTTTAACGATTGCCACTTTTCCATGGGTAGAACCCAAACCCGGATCTATGGGTGTTCCAAATCCCCAATATGAAGTAGATCTATTAACTTCAGACGGTCGTTCGGCAGAAGACGGGGAACAAGGACAAATTATTGTCCGCACTACAAAAGGAAAGCCATTAGGATTATTCAAAGAATATTACCGCGATCCGGAATTAACCCGCGAAGCTTGGCACGACGGAATTTATTATACCGGTGACGTAGCTTGGCGCGACGAAGACGGATACTTTTGGTTTGTCGGCCGTGCCGACGATGTAATTAAAAGTTCCGGATACCGTATCGGGCCGTTCGAAGTAGAAAGTGCTTTAATGACGCATCCGGCTGTAGTGGAATGTGCCATCACCGGTGCACCGGATGAAATTCGCGGACAAGTAGTAAAAGCAACTATAGTTTTGAGTAAGGATTATAAAGAAAAAGCGGGAGAAGAATTGATCAAAGAAATCCAGGATCATGTAAAACGGGTAACCGCACCTTATAAATATCCTCGTATCGTGGAATTCGTAGAGGAATTACCTAAGACTATCAGTGGTAAAATCCGCCGGGTGGAAATTCGAGATAAAGGGAATAAATAA
- a CDS encoding glutamate-5-semialdehyde dehydrogenase — MDIKQALKNAKEMASDLAVMSDQRIREILYGVSQEIEMQIPFILQENQRDLDKMDPADPKYDRLKLTSKRIHTMVQDLRKVIEMDSPVGKALWETKRPNGMHIRKVVVPFGVVGIIYEARPNVTLDVFGLCLRTRNVCVLKGGSDAQYSNQAIVSCIYNALPSMENEKEKGICTLLPPGHEASLELLHAVGLVDVIIPRGSKALIDYVRQNAQVPVIETGAGVCHTYIDIDADIEKARAVVTNAKTRRVSVCNALDCLLIHIDRLNDLPDICRDLAAKNVIIYADSLSMQCLKGHYPDHLLQPATEKHYGHEFLDYKMSIQTVMCFEAALAHISLYGSRHSECMISENQETIKQFLDEVDAACVYANVSTAFTDGGQFGFGAEVGISTQKLHARGPMGLEALTTYKYQIIGNGQTRNQ, encoded by the coding sequence ATGGATATTAAACAAGCATTAAAAAATGCGAAGGAAATGGCTTCTGACCTCGCCGTAATGAGTGATCAACGTATTCGCGAAATTTTATATGGCGTATCGCAAGAAATAGAAATGCAGATCCCTTTTATCTTGCAGGAAAATCAACGCGACTTGGATAAAATGGATCCAGCCGATCCGAAATATGACAGATTGAAGCTCACTTCCAAGCGGATCCATACAATGGTACAAGACTTGCGGAAAGTGATTGAAATGGATTCTCCCGTAGGAAAGGCTTTATGGGAAACCAAACGTCCTAACGGGATGCATATCCGGAAAGTAGTAGTTCCATTCGGGGTAGTAGGCATTATTTATGAAGCAAGGCCTAATGTAACTTTGGACGTTTTTGGTCTCTGCTTACGTACTCGCAATGTATGCGTACTGAAAGGTGGTTCGGATGCACAATATTCTAATCAAGCTATAGTAAGCTGCATTTATAATGCCTTGCCTTCTATGGAAAACGAAAAGGAGAAAGGAATCTGTACCTTATTACCTCCCGGCCATGAAGCGAGTTTAGAATTATTACATGCAGTAGGTCTAGTAGATGTAATTATTCCCCGGGGAAGTAAAGCCCTTATCGATTATGTACGCCAAAATGCGCAAGTACCGGTTATTGAAACAGGAGCAGGGGTTTGCCATACTTATATAGACATAGATGCTGATATAGAAAAGGCACGTGCTGTTGTTACCAATGCAAAAACCCGGCGTGTTAGCGTTTGTAACGCATTAGATTGTTTGTTAATACATATAGACCGCCTGAATGATTTACCGGATATTTGCAGGGACCTCGCAGCAAAGAATGTAATTATTTATGCTGATAGCCTGTCTATGCAATGCTTAAAGGGGCATTATCCGGATCATTTGCTACAACCTGCTACAGAAAAACATTACGGGCATGAATTCCTGGATTATAAAATGAGTATTCAAACAGTAATGTGTTTTGAGGCAGCGTTGGCTCATATCAGTTTATATGGTTCCAGACACAGTGAATGTATGATAAGTGAAAATCAAGAAACCATAAAGCAATTCCTGGATGAAGTAGACGCTGCCTGTGTATATGCGAACGTTTCGACAGCTTTTACAGATGGAGGCCAATTCGGATTCGGTGCGGAAGTGGGAATCAGTACCCAAAAATTGCATGCCCGTGGCCCAATGGGGCTAGAAGCACTCACAACCTACAAATATCAAATAATAGGGAACGGGCAAACTAGAAATCAGTAA
- a CDS encoding helix-turn-helix domain-containing protein, which yields MNEQIKQIAERLVGLRDALEITPEEIAKVCNLSVEEYLKLESGTVDISVSVLHQISQAYGIELTTLMFGDEPKMSSYYVTRKGKGVAVERVKAYKYQSLAAGFLNRKADPFIVTVHPTPEGTPIHLNTHPGQEFNLILSGHLLFHINGKELQLNEGDSIYFNSALPHGMKTLGDEKVRFLAIIM from the coding sequence ATGAACGAACAAATTAAACAAATAGCAGAACGTCTCGTCGGTCTTCGGGATGCCTTGGAGATTACTCCGGAAGAAATAGCTAAGGTTTGCAACCTCAGCGTAGAAGAATACTTAAAGCTGGAAAGTGGCACAGTAGATATTTCAGTAAGTGTATTACACCAAATTTCACAGGCTTACGGAATAGAACTTACTACTTTGATGTTTGGCGACGAACCTAAAATGAGTTCCTATTATGTAACCCGGAAGGGAAAAGGAGTAGCCGTAGAACGCGTAAAAGCTTATAAATATCAATCGCTTGCTGCAGGATTTCTCAACCGAAAAGCAGATCCGTTCATTGTAACAGTACATCCCACTCCGGAAGGAACTCCTATTCATTTGAATACTCACCCGGGCCAAGAATTCAACCTTATTCTCAGCGGTCATCTTCTTTTCCACATCAACGGAAAAGAACTTCAATTGAATGAAGGAGATAGTATTTATTTTAATTCGGCACTTCCCCATGGAATGAAAACCTTAGGAGATGAAAAAGTTCGTTTCCTAGCTATTATTATGTAA
- a CDS encoding DUF3467 domain-containing protein, translated as MENNNQPTQIQIELSEDVAQGTYANLAIIAHSSSEFIIDFVRLVPGVPKVKVQERIILSPENAKRLLYALQDNIVKYEEQFGTVRTDQAQGFLAPIMGPIKGEA; from the coding sequence ATGGAAAATAATAATCAACCTACCCAAATTCAAATCGAGTTGTCAGAAGATGTAGCACAAGGTACTTACGCCAATTTAGCGATAATTGCGCATTCTTCTTCAGAGTTTATTATTGATTTTGTAAGATTGGTTCCCGGGGTACCGAAAGTAAAAGTACAAGAACGTATTATCTTGAGTCCGGAAAATGCAAAACGTTTACTCTATGCGTTGCAGGATAACATAGTGAAATATGAAGAACAATTTGGAACCGTCCGTACAGATCAGGCACAAGGATTTTTAGCACCTATAATGGGTCCCATTAAAGGAGAAGCGTAA
- a CDS encoding Rossmann-fold NAD(P)-binding domain-containing protein, whose product MRHFTCVQDLGDLKQALNEAFEIKKDRFQFSDLGKNKTLLMIFFNSSLRTRLSTQKAAMNLGMNTIVLDVNQGAWKLETERGVIMDGDKPEHLLEAVPVMGCYCDIIGVRSFARFENKEDDYNEKILSQFINYSGRPVFSMEAATRHPLQSFADLITIEEYKKTERPKIVMTWAPHPKALPQAVPNSFAEWINATDYEFVITHPKGYELDPKFVGHAKVEYDQRKAFEGADFIYAKNWAAYTDPNYGKVINTDRAWTVDSEKMSLTNDAYFMHCLPVRRNMIVSDDVIESPQSIVIPEAANREISAQTVLKKILMNL is encoded by the coding sequence ATGAGACATTTTACTTGTGTGCAAGACCTCGGTGATTTAAAACAGGCTCTTAACGAGGCATTCGAAATAAAGAAGGACCGGTTTCAATTTTCCGATCTCGGAAAAAATAAAACCTTATTGATGATTTTCTTCAACTCCAGTCTTCGTACCCGCCTAAGTACACAAAAAGCAGCCATGAATCTAGGCATGAATACGATCGTACTGGATGTGAACCAAGGTGCATGGAAATTAGAAACAGAACGGGGCGTTATTATGGACGGAGATAAGCCGGAGCATCTTTTAGAAGCTGTTCCTGTAATGGGCTGTTATTGTGATATAATCGGAGTGCGTTCATTTGCCCGTTTCGAGAACAAAGAAGACGATTACAACGAAAAAATACTTTCTCAATTTATTAATTATTCCGGCCGACCGGTCTTTAGTATGGAAGCTGCTACCCGGCATCCTTTACAAAGTTTTGCCGATCTGATTACGATTGAGGAATACAAAAAGACAGAACGTCCTAAAATAGTAATGACTTGGGCTCCCCATCCAAAAGCTTTGCCACAAGCCGTACCTAACTCATTTGCAGAATGGATAAATGCTACAGATTACGAATTTGTGATTACTCATCCCAAAGGTTATGAATTGGATCCTAAATTTGTAGGACATGCCAAAGTGGAATACGACCAACGCAAGGCTTTTGAAGGAGCGGACTTCATTTATGCGAAAAATTGGGCGGCTTATACAGATCCTAATTATGGTAAGGTAATCAATACAGATCGCGCATGGACGGTAGATTCTGAAAAAATGTCGCTTACAAACGATGCCTATTTTATGCATTGTCTTCCTGTTCGCCGGAATATGATAGTAAGTGATGATGTGATAGAAAGCCCCCAATCTATCGTTATCCCGGAAGCTGCCAACCGGGAAATATCTGCCCAAACGGTATTAAAAAAGATATTGATGAACCTCTAA
- the proB gene encoding glutamate 5-kinase, with protein MYQYKRIAVKIGSNVLTRKDGTLDVTRMSALVDQIAELHRKGVEIVLISSGAVASGRSEIKTNRKLDSVSARQLYSAIGQAKLINRYYELFRDHGIACGQVLTTKESFATRIHYLNQKHCMEVMLENGVIPIVNENDTISVTELMFTDNDELSGLIATMMGMDALFILSNIDGIYNGSPSDPSSSVIREIEGNKQDLSEYVQASKSQFGRGGMLTKCNIARKVADEGITVIIANGKKDNILPLLLEKDSNTVCTRFIPSPKPVSNIKKWIAHSEGFAKGEIYVNEGARTALLQPKATSVLLVGVTRIEGEFEKDDIVKIMDETGSPLGVGRVNYSSTDAITRIGQRASKPLIHYDYLYLD; from the coding sequence ATGTATCAATATAAACGTATAGCAGTCAAGATTGGCAGTAACGTGTTGACCCGGAAAGACGGTACACTGGATGTTACCCGTATGTCTGCTTTAGTAGACCAAATAGCAGAACTTCACCGGAAGGGAGTAGAAATAGTATTGATTTCTTCAGGAGCTGTTGCTTCAGGAAGAAGTGAAATTAAAACGAACCGAAAGCTCGATTCTGTTTCTGCCCGCCAGTTATATTCTGCTATCGGACAAGCCAAATTAATCAACCGCTATTACGAATTGTTCCGAGATCACGGAATTGCTTGCGGGCAAGTACTTACTACCAAAGAAAGTTTTGCTACCCGCATTCATTACCTTAACCAAAAACATTGCATGGAGGTAATGTTAGAAAACGGTGTCATTCCTATCGTAAATGAGAATGACACCATTTCCGTAACCGAATTGATGTTTACGGATAACGATGAACTTTCGGGGCTCATCGCTACTATGATGGGAATGGATGCGCTTTTTATCTTGAGTAATATTGACGGGATATATAATGGAAGTCCTTCCGACCCGTCTTCCAGTGTGATCCGTGAGATAGAAGGCAATAAACAAGATTTATCTGAATACGTGCAGGCTAGTAAATCGCAATTTGGGCGCGGAGGTATGCTTACCAAATGCAATATTGCCCGGAAAGTCGCTGATGAAGGGATTACCGTAATCATTGCAAACGGCAAAAAAGATAACATTCTTCCTTTATTATTAGAAAAAGATAGTAATACAGTTTGTACCCGATTTATTCCATCTCCTAAACCGGTAAGCAATATAAAAAAGTGGATTGCTCATTCAGAGGGATTTGCCAAAGGAGAAATATATGTAAACGAGGGAGCGAGAACAGCTCTGTTACAACCGAAAGCTACTAGTGTATTGTTGGTAGGGGTAACACGTATTGAAGGGGAATTTGAAAAAGATGACATTGTCAAAATCATGGATGAAACCGGTTCTCCCTTAGGTGTAGGACGTGTAAATTATAGCAGCACCGATGCTATTACCCGGATCGGGCAACGAGCTAGTAAACCTCTAATTCATTATGATTACCTTTATTTAGATTAA